A genomic segment from Nicotiana sylvestris chromosome 1, ASM39365v2, whole genome shotgun sequence encodes:
- the LOC104243133 gene encoding peptide methionine sulfoxide reductase B5-like, translating to MIEVIQLDGLTMWLIKLISSFFLEIEETMIVQILGILFIGNNAEKLVFHRLKGTGEYNKFFGEGNYNCAGCGTPLYKSTTKFDSGCGWPAFFEGLPGITNRSPNPDGRRTEITCAACGGHLGHVFKGEGFKRPTDERHCVNSVSVKFNTSASL from the exons ATGATTGAAGTTATTCAATTGGATGGCTTGACTATGTGGTTAATAAAGCTAATCTCATCTTTCTTTTTGGAGATTGAGGAAACCATGATTGTGCAAATTCTTGGCATACTTTTTATAGGCAACAATGCTGAGAAATTAGTATTTCACAGGTTGAAGGGCACGGGAGAATATAACAAGTTTTTTGGTGAAGGAAACTATAATTGTGCTGGTTGTGGGACTCCACTCTATAAATCCACAACCAAATTTGACTCTGGCTGTGGCTGGCCTGCTTTCTTTGAGGGTCTCCCGGGAATAACAAATCGCTCC CCGAATCCAGATGGAAGGAGGACAGAGATCACTTGTGCTGCATGTGGTGGACACCTTGGTCATGTTTTCAAAGGTGAAGGTTTCAAGAGACCAACAGATGAACGTCACTGTGTCAATAGTGTTTCTGTCAAGTTTAATACCTCTGCTTCACTCTGA